Proteins encoded together in one Streptomyces umbrinus window:
- a CDS encoding GNAT family N-acetyltransferase — translation MTIRLRTAHTADLAPAELRAVRTLLDDAFEGDFSDEDWDHGLGGMHALVHDGSGLAAHGSVVMRRVLHRGRSLRTGYVEAVAVRADVRRTGLGGQIMAALEEVVDRAYALGALSASDEGAALYTARGWQVWRGRISALGPDGIVPLPDEEGTTFIRPASAGPLDPSRGLTFDWRDGDVL, via the coding sequence ATGACCATCCGACTGCGCACCGCCCACACGGCGGACCTCGCCCCCGCCGAACTCCGCGCCGTCCGCACCCTCCTGGACGACGCGTTCGAGGGCGATTTCTCCGACGAGGACTGGGACCACGGGCTCGGCGGGATGCACGCCCTCGTGCACGACGGGTCCGGACTCGCCGCCCACGGCTCGGTGGTCATGCGGCGGGTGCTGCACCGGGGCCGCTCCCTGCGCACGGGATACGTCGAGGCGGTCGCCGTCCGTGCGGACGTACGCCGGACCGGCCTCGGCGGGCAGATCATGGCCGCCCTGGAAGAGGTCGTCGACCGGGCGTACGCCCTCGGTGCGCTCTCCGCCAGCGACGAGGGCGCCGCCCTCTACACGGCCCGCGGCTGGCAGGTCTGGCGGGGCCGGATCTCCGCCCTCGGCCCGGACGGCATCGTGCCCCTTCCCGACGAGGAGGGCACTACATTCATCCGCCCCGCCTCCGCAGGCCCCCTCGACCCGTCCCGCGGTCTCACCTTCGACTGGCGCGACGGCGATGTCCTGTAG
- a CDS encoding NADP-dependent oxidoreductase: MTTALPRTRVITQYRFGGPEVLEVEERERPVAGPGEVLLRVRAAGVNAVDRLVRSGAAPLFGEPPFVLGNDVSGVVEAAGAGVTGFRPGDEVFGKVLGGGYAEHVAAPADQFAAKPSTLDHVHAAAAPTATLTAWQALVDLARVGPGTRVLVHAAGGGVGHAAVQIAKAEGAYVVGTARADKHEFLRDLGVDEPVDHTATDFATAVRDMDVALDLIGGDYGPRTLNTLRPGGLLLSALPGDTGLSAEDVEARGMRFAVVRVEPSGMRLAKIASLLAGGRVRIHVDAVLPFAEAAKAHELGEAGHTKGKIVLSLPE, from the coding sequence ATGACCACCGCACTTCCGCGTACGCGTGTGATCACCCAGTACCGCTTCGGCGGTCCTGAGGTTCTGGAGGTCGAGGAACGGGAGCGGCCCGTCGCCGGCCCGGGGGAGGTTCTGCTGCGGGTGCGCGCGGCGGGTGTCAACGCCGTTGACCGGCTGGTGCGTTCGGGCGCCGCGCCGCTCTTCGGGGAACCGCCGTTCGTCCTCGGCAACGACGTCTCCGGGGTGGTGGAGGCGGCCGGGGCGGGCGTCACCGGGTTCCGGCCCGGTGACGAGGTCTTCGGCAAGGTCCTGGGCGGCGGGTACGCGGAACACGTGGCGGCCCCCGCCGACCAGTTCGCGGCGAAGCCGTCGACCCTGGACCACGTCCACGCGGCGGCCGCTCCCACCGCTACCCTCACCGCCTGGCAGGCGCTGGTCGACCTCGCCCGAGTAGGCCCGGGCACCCGGGTTCTGGTCCATGCGGCAGGGGGCGGGGTCGGTCACGCGGCGGTGCAGATCGCCAAGGCGGAGGGCGCGTACGTCGTCGGTACGGCCCGCGCCGACAAGCACGAGTTCCTGCGCGACCTGGGCGTGGACGAGCCGGTCGACCACACGGCCACGGACTTCGCCACGGCCGTACGGGACATGGACGTCGCCCTCGACCTGATCGGCGGCGACTACGGTCCGCGTACCCTCAACACCCTGCGCCCGGGAGGACTGTTGCTGTCCGCCCTCCCCGGGGACACGGGTCTGTCGGCCGAGGACGTCGAGGCGCGCGGGATGCGTTTCGCGGTCGTGCGGGTGGAACCGTCCGGCATGCGTCTGGCGAAGATCGCCTCACTGCTGGCGGGCGGCCGGGTACGGATCCACGTGGACGCGGTCCTGCCGTTCGCGGAGGCGGCGAAGGCCCATGAACTCGGGGAGGCGGGACACACCAAGGGCAAGATCGTCCTCAGCCTTCCGGAGTGA
- a CDS encoding glycoside hydrolase family 97 catalytic domain-containing protein, whose translation MAVQPRARTIVLTLCSALLASTAATLPARAEAPAAPAPHTTWEVRGPHGSPTAVVSLDPADGSPALAVRRAGRTVLEPSPVGLVTEQADFSRDLTLTGRSDRTISERYTVPTGKSHKRVVRMTESRFRFRTADGARIDLLTRVAADGVAYRYVLPDDHGDVVREASAFTFPATAEPVISAYRKDNELPFVRYESAAAVPAGTYSMQALFKTGGGYALVAESDLTGSYAGSHLTHTAGSPTFGVSPWNDEPVQVSGKLTTPWRAVVTGDLSTVTESTFTDDLAPKSRVRDTSWIKPGPALWTWLAGGKEAGQSLEAQKKYVDYAAERDWPYEVVDAGWYYKPGEWDVIDPDWQTNNWMPELVRYGKERGVEIQVWLHYSLLVDPVEREKWLSTLERWGVKGVKIDFMDSESQERMAWYDEILPATAKHHLMVNFHGSTIPKGIQRTWPHVMTLEGVGGEEKRNNTPEQLAALPYTRNVIGSMDFTPGAFHRPFRPNVGSDAGELGLTVLYESGIQNLAGTPESYEARPEARRYLEQLPTGWEETRLLTGDPGRSAVMARRAPDGRWFIGGTFAGAARSVDVPMRLGAGTWLVETVTDGPSGLVRAPHVVRGGASLTVPVVADGGFAALACHWYPGRTSCDR comes from the coding sequence ATGGCGGTCCAACCCCGGGCCCGCACCATCGTGTTGACGCTCTGTTCCGCACTCCTCGCCAGCACCGCGGCGACGCTCCCGGCCCGTGCCGAGGCGCCCGCGGCACCCGCCCCGCACACGACCTGGGAGGTGCGCGGTCCGCACGGCTCCCCCACGGCCGTGGTCTCCCTCGACCCGGCCGACGGCAGCCCGGCCCTGGCGGTCAGACGCGCCGGCCGTACGGTCCTCGAACCGTCCCCCGTCGGCCTCGTCACCGAACAGGCCGACTTCTCCCGGGACCTGACCCTCACCGGCCGCTCCGACCGCACGATCTCGGAGCGCTACACCGTCCCGACGGGCAAGTCGCACAAGCGGGTTGTCCGGATGACCGAGTCCCGTTTCCGCTTCCGTACGGCGGACGGCGCGCGTATCGACCTGTTGACCCGCGTCGCCGCGGACGGCGTCGCGTATCGCTACGTCCTGCCGGACGATCACGGCGACGTCGTACGCGAGGCGTCCGCGTTCACCTTCCCCGCCACCGCCGAGCCCGTCATCAGTGCCTATCGCAAGGACAACGAACTCCCGTTCGTCCGCTACGAGTCCGCGGCCGCGGTACCGGCGGGCACGTACTCGATGCAGGCCCTCTTCAAGACGGGCGGCGGCTACGCGCTCGTCGCCGAGTCGGACCTGACCGGCAGCTACGCCGGCTCCCACCTCACGCACACCGCCGGCTCCCCCACGTTCGGCGTGAGTCCGTGGAACGACGAGCCGGTCCAGGTGTCCGGCAAACTCACCACACCCTGGCGCGCGGTCGTCACCGGCGATCTGTCGACGGTCACGGAGTCGACGTTCACCGACGACCTCGCCCCCAAGTCCCGTGTCCGCGACACCTCCTGGATCAAACCGGGCCCGGCCCTGTGGACCTGGCTCGCCGGCGGCAAGGAGGCCGGGCAGAGCCTGGAGGCGCAGAAGAAGTACGTCGACTACGCGGCCGAGCGGGACTGGCCGTACGAGGTCGTCGACGCGGGCTGGTACTACAAGCCCGGCGAGTGGGACGTCATCGACCCCGACTGGCAGACGAACAACTGGATGCCGGAGCTGGTGCGTTACGGCAAGGAACGCGGCGTCGAGATCCAGGTCTGGCTCCACTACTCGCTCCTCGTCGACCCAGTCGAACGGGAGAAGTGGCTGTCCACGCTGGAGCGTTGGGGCGTCAAGGGCGTGAAGATCGACTTCATGGACTCGGAGTCCCAGGAGCGGATGGCCTGGTACGACGAGATCCTGCCGGCCACCGCGAAGCACCACCTGATGGTCAACTTCCACGGCTCCACGATCCCCAAGGGCATCCAGCGCACCTGGCCGCACGTCATGACGCTGGAGGGCGTCGGCGGCGAGGAGAAGCGCAACAACACGCCCGAGCAGCTGGCCGCGCTCCCCTACACCCGCAACGTCATCGGCTCCATGGACTTCACCCCGGGCGCCTTCCACCGCCCCTTCCGCCCCAACGTCGGCTCGGACGCAGGCGAGTTGGGCCTGACCGTCCTCTACGAGTCCGGCATCCAGAACCTCGCCGGCACCCCGGAGTCGTACGAGGCCCGTCCGGAGGCCCGTCGCTACCTGGAGCAACTGCCCACCGGCTGGGAGGAGACCAGGCTGCTGACCGGCGATCCCGGCCGCTCCGCGGTCATGGCCCGCCGTGCGCCCGACGGCCGCTGGTTCATCGGCGGCACGTTCGCGGGAGCGGCCCGGAGCGTGGACGTACCCATGCGTCTGGGCGCGGGCACATGGCTGGTCGAGACCGTGACCGACGGCCCCTCGGGCCTGGTCCGCGCACCGCACGTCGTCCGCGGCGGCGCCTCGCTCACCGTGCCGGTCGTGGCGGACGGCGGCTTCGCCGCGCTGGCCTGCCACTGGTATCCGGGCCGCACGAGCTGCGACCGCTGA
- the pruA gene encoding L-glutamate gamma-semialdehyde dehydrogenase, producing the protein MDAVTQVPTPVNEPVHGYAPGSPERARLESRLKELAENPVDLPMTIGGEKRMGGGDRFDVVQPHNHKARLGTYANATQQDAQDAIDAALAAAPAWRAMSFDDRAAIILRAAELLAGPWRETLAASTMLGQSKTAQQAEIDCPCELVDFWRFNVKYARDLLAEQPPANSPGVWNRLDHRPLEGFVYAITPFNFTAIAGNLPTAPALMGNVVVWKPSPTQTHAAVLLMQLLEEAGLPKGVINLVTGDGIAVSEVALEHRDLAGIHFTGSTKTFQYLWKTVGNNIEKYRTYPRMVGETGGKDFVVAHPSADPAVLKTALTRGSFEYQGQKCSASSRAYVPASIWNSGFKEEFAAEIDGITMGDVTDLSNFIGAVIDERSFAKNKAAIDRAHADPSCTVVAGGTYDDSVGYFVRPTVVECTDPANEVFTTEYFGPFLAVHVYDDSTADGYDEMLAQMESVSDYALTGSVIAGDRAAAAYTMEKLRYAAGNFYINDKSTGAVVGQQPFGGGRASGTNDKAGAPQNLMRWTLTRAIKETLVPPTDYPYPHMG; encoded by the coding sequence ATGGACGCCGTCACCCAGGTCCCCACCCCCGTCAACGAGCCGGTGCACGGCTATGCCCCCGGCTCTCCCGAGCGCGCCCGCCTGGAGTCCAGGCTCAAGGAGCTCGCCGAGAACCCGGTCGACCTGCCGATGACCATCGGCGGCGAGAAGCGGATGGGCGGCGGCGACCGCTTCGACGTCGTGCAGCCGCACAACCACAAGGCCCGCCTCGGCACGTACGCGAACGCCACCCAGCAGGACGCCCAGGACGCGATCGACGCGGCCCTCGCCGCCGCGCCAGCCTGGCGCGCGATGTCCTTCGACGACCGCGCCGCGATCATCCTGCGCGCCGCCGAGCTGCTGGCAGGACCGTGGCGCGAGACGCTCGCCGCCTCGACGATGCTCGGCCAGTCGAAGACCGCCCAGCAGGCCGAGATCGACTGTCCCTGTGAGCTGGTCGACTTCTGGCGCTTCAACGTCAAGTACGCCCGTGACCTGCTCGCCGAGCAGCCGCCGGCCAACTCGCCGGGTGTCTGGAACCGTCTCGACCACCGCCCGCTCGAAGGCTTCGTCTACGCGATCACGCCCTTCAACTTCACGGCGATCGCGGGCAACCTGCCGACGGCGCCCGCGCTGATGGGCAACGTGGTCGTGTGGAAGCCGTCGCCGACGCAGACCCACGCGGCCGTTCTGCTCATGCAACTGCTGGAGGAGGCGGGTCTCCCCAAGGGCGTCATCAACCTCGTCACCGGCGACGGCATCGCGGTCTCCGAGGTCGCCCTGGAGCACCGCGACCTCGCCGGTATCCACTTCACCGGCTCGACCAAGACCTTCCAGTACCTGTGGAAGACGGTCGGCAACAACATCGAGAAGTACCGCACCTACCCGCGCATGGTGGGCGAGACCGGCGGCAAGGACTTCGTCGTCGCGCACCCGAGCGCCGACCCCGCGGTCCTGAAGACGGCCCTGACCCGCGGCTCCTTCGAGTACCAGGGCCAGAAGTGCAGCGCCTCCTCGCGCGCGTACGTCCCGGCCTCCATCTGGAACTCCGGCTTCAAGGAGGAGTTCGCGGCCGAGATCGACGGCATCACCATGGGTGACGTCACCGATCTGTCGAACTTCATCGGCGCCGTCATCGACGAGCGCTCCTTCGCCAAGAACAAGGCGGCGATCGACCGGGCGCACGCCGACCCGTCCTGCACGGTCGTCGCGGGCGGCACCTACGACGACTCGGTCGGCTACTTCGTCCGCCCGACCGTCGTCGAGTGCACGGACCCGGCGAACGAGGTCTTCACGACGGAGTACTTCGGCCCGTTCCTCGCGGTGCACGTGTACGACGACAGCACGGCCGACGGGTACGACGAGATGCTGGCCCAGATGGAGTCGGTGTCCGACTACGCGCTCACCGGCTCGGTCATCGCGGGCGACCGCGCGGCCGCCGCGTACACGATGGAGAAGCTCCGCTACGCCGCGGGCAACTTCTACATCAACGACAAGTCGACCGGCGCCGTCGTCGGCCAGCAGCCCTTCGGCGGCGGCCGCGCTTCGGGTACGAACGACAAGGCGGGCGCCCCGCAGAACCTGATGCGCTGGACCCTGACCCGCGCCATCAAGGAGACGCTGGTCCCGCCGACCGACTACCCGTACCCGCACATGGGCTGA
- a CDS encoding proline dehydrogenase family protein produces MLGPVILAASRSDRMRRLISAAPVTKPVVDRFIPGESVDQVVPIIQDLTAKGLEVTMDVVGEDITTPEQATLARDAYLELIDRLKRLELGERAEMSVKLSLFGQALPGGHEIALANVRPVVEAAAAIGTTVTLDAEDHTTLDSMFAIHEELRKDFPETGCVIQAYLFRTEADARRLADSGSRVRLVKGAYKEPAEVAYQQKAETDKAYVRILRILMEGEGYPMIGSHDPRLISIAQELARRAGRKPDEYEFQMLYGIRSDEHLRLAAEGHRMRVYTAYGTDWYGYFMRRLAEKPANLLFFGRSILTKS; encoded by the coding sequence GTGCTGGGTCCCGTGATTCTCGCCGCGTCGCGCAGCGACCGGATGCGTCGTCTGATCTCGGCGGCCCCGGTGACCAAGCCGGTCGTCGACCGCTTCATCCCCGGCGAGTCCGTCGACCAGGTCGTACCGATCATCCAGGACCTCACGGCCAAGGGCCTGGAGGTCACCATGGACGTGGTCGGCGAGGACATCACCACGCCGGAGCAGGCCACACTCGCCCGTGACGCGTACCTGGAGCTGATCGACCGCCTCAAGCGGCTGGAGCTCGGAGAGCGTGCCGAGATGTCGGTGAAGCTGTCCCTCTTCGGGCAGGCGCTCCCCGGTGGCCACGAGATCGCCCTCGCCAACGTCCGCCCGGTCGTCGAGGCCGCCGCCGCCATCGGTACGACCGTCACGCTCGACGCCGAGGACCACACCACCCTCGACTCGATGTTCGCCATCCACGAGGAGCTGCGGAAGGACTTCCCGGAGACCGGCTGCGTCATCCAGGCCTATCTCTTCCGCACCGAGGCCGACGCCCGCCGTCTCGCCGACAGCGGCAGCCGGGTACGGCTCGTGAAGGGCGCGTACAAGGAGCCCGCCGAGGTCGCGTACCAGCAGAAGGCCGAGACCGACAAGGCGTACGTCCGCATCCTGCGCATCCTGATGGAGGGCGAGGGGTACCCGATGATCGGGTCCCACGACCCGCGCCTCATCTCCATCGCCCAGGAGCTGGCCCGGCGCGCCGGCCGCAAGCCCGACGAGTACGAGTTCCAGATGCTGTACGGGATCAGGAGCGACGAGCATCTGCGGCTCGCCGCCGAAGGCCACCGCATGCGCGTCTACACCGCGTACGGCACCGACTGGTACGGCTACTTCATGCGGCGCCTCGCCGAGAAGCCGGCCAACCTCCTCTTCTTCGGCCGCTCGATCCTCACCAAGAGCTGA
- a CDS encoding helix-turn-helix domain-containing protein: MTSDPKGEYQELVDEISELLGAPATLENRDFELIAFGAYDSEGELDASALDPVRARSILTRRSTSAVRTWFEGFGIARATEPVRIPPTPEAGVHRGRVCLPVRHRGVVLGYVWLLSDDPGPTDQQLSAAMEVTPRIGALLADEAQAGADLSRELRAVLTAESGWQRDMALAELHTELGARGEGLHTMVCVAPWPSSHPDDAPSVRTIPSATAVCALPWGPTAQSLALLVRLRSPEVLTPATTAAARLLERAEGVRGSVRPRSSPAEPGPAAAHQQTGGTQGRGPTRPPNKGGQGQDIDAETPQPPDRPGEAEAARAGDGAAGAGRTEGAGRTGAAGRTEGAGRAAGHAPEPHGPRPGPVVAGIAVPHSGLAGLGTAWQEASAAARAALAEPRLGPVAQWSSIGPYRLLTTLPPTASHDPAVRPLLVPAHRELAHTAEVFLDCAGQAGRTAAELGIHRQTLYYRLSRVEQLTGLDLADGEDRLLLHMGLKARRL, encoded by the coding sequence GTGACATCGGATCCCAAGGGCGAATACCAGGAGCTGGTGGACGAGATCTCGGAGCTGCTCGGCGCCCCCGCGACGCTGGAGAACCGCGACTTCGAGCTGATCGCCTTCGGCGCGTACGACAGCGAGGGCGAGCTGGACGCCTCCGCGCTGGATCCCGTACGCGCCCGCTCGATCCTCACGCGCCGCTCGACCTCGGCGGTCCGCACCTGGTTCGAGGGCTTCGGCATCGCCCGCGCCACGGAGCCGGTCCGTATCCCGCCGACCCCCGAGGCCGGTGTCCACCGGGGCCGCGTCTGCCTCCCCGTACGCCATCGGGGTGTGGTCCTCGGGTACGTGTGGCTGCTGTCGGACGATCCGGGTCCCACCGACCAGCAGCTCTCCGCGGCGATGGAGGTCACCCCGCGCATCGGCGCCCTCCTGGCGGACGAGGCCCAGGCGGGCGCGGACCTCAGCCGGGAGCTCCGCGCGGTCCTCACCGCCGAGAGCGGCTGGCAGCGCGACATGGCCCTGGCCGAACTCCACACGGAACTCGGCGCCCGCGGCGAGGGCCTCCACACGATGGTCTGCGTGGCCCCCTGGCCCTCGTCCCACCCCGACGACGCCCCGTCGGTCCGCACCATCCCGTCCGCCACCGCCGTCTGCGCCCTCCCCTGGGGCCCCACCGCCCAGAGCCTGGCCCTGCTGGTCCGCCTGCGCTCACCGGAGGTCCTCACTCCGGCGACAACGGCGGCGGCCCGCCTGCTGGAGAGGGCGGAGGGGGTACGGGGATCTGTGCGGCCCCGTTCCTCCCCGGCCGAGCCCGGCCCCGCTGCGGCTCACCAGCAGACCGGTGGCACCCAGGGCCGGGGTCCGACCCGGCCGCCGAACAAGGGCGGACAGGGCCAGGACATCGACGCCGAGACGCCCCAGCCACCGGACCGTCCGGGCGAGGCGGAGGCCGCGCGGGCGGGCGACGGGGCGGCGGGAGCCGGACGGACAGAGGGAGCGGGACGGACAGGGGCAGCGGGGCGGACAGAGGGAGCGGGGCGGGCTGCCGGACACGCGCCGGAACCGCACGGCCCCCGCCCCGGCCCGGTCGTGGCCGGGATCGCCGTGCCCCACTCCGGTCTCGCCGGCCTCGGCACCGCCTGGCAGGAGGCGTCGGCCGCCGCCCGCGCGGCGCTGGCCGAGCCGCGGCTGGGCCCGGTCGCGCAGTGGTCGTCCATCGGCCCGTACCGCCTGCTGACGACGCTGCCGCCGACCGCCTCCCACGACCCCGCCGTACGCCCGCTCCTGGTCCCCGCCCATCGCGAACTCGCCCACACCGCCGAGGTGTTCCTCGACTGCGCGGGCCAGGCCGGCCGCACCGCCGCCGAACTGGGCATCCACCGCCAGACCCTCTACTACCGTCTCTCCCGCGTCGAACAGCTCACCGGCCTCGACCTGGCCGACGGCGAGGACCGCCTGCTCCTGCACATGGGGCTCAAGGCGCGGCGGCTCTAG
- a CDS encoding DUF1963 domain-containing protein, with the protein MNALDEYRAAARKRGVPEDLLDRALRLARPRLELRSAEGSDALVVGQYGGHPQLPPDVEWSGFPAFVASVDCAAVPVGELDVQLPEDGHLLFFANNSEPSYVPGPTQEGRVVYVPAGTAATERVPSDEDAPYTFEPYPLRGRLDRFMPDTNHDIADKETVRLIHPYLSDYWEETTNGELTLGGYASVIHHDPAPWPVTDDEAFVMLARADFTFVDTPLSCAASWLIRPRDLAERNFENVRLDFQSYM; encoded by the coding sequence ATGAACGCACTTGACGAATACCGGGCTGCGGCTCGCAAGCGGGGCGTGCCAGAGGATCTCCTCGACAGGGCGCTGCGGCTTGCCCGCCCGCGTCTGGAGTTGCGGTCTGCGGAGGGCTCCGACGCTCTTGTCGTCGGACAGTATGGAGGCCATCCCCAGCTTCCCCCGGACGTCGAATGGAGCGGCTTCCCGGCATTCGTCGCGTCGGTCGACTGTGCCGCCGTTCCGGTCGGCGAACTGGATGTCCAGTTGCCGGAGGACGGGCACTTACTGTTCTTCGCCAACAACAGCGAGCCGAGTTACGTCCCGGGGCCCACGCAGGAAGGCCGGGTGGTGTACGTCCCGGCCGGAACGGCGGCGACGGAACGGGTTCCGTCCGACGAGGACGCGCCCTACACGTTCGAGCCGTACCCCCTCCGAGGCCGGCTCGACCGGTTCATGCCGGACACCAACCACGACATCGCCGACAAGGAAACCGTGCGGCTCATCCACCCGTACCTGTCGGACTACTGGGAAGAGACCACGAACGGCGAACTCACCCTCGGCGGATACGCGTCCGTGATACATCACGACCCGGCACCCTGGCCCGTCACCGACGACGAAGCGTTCGTCATGCTGGCGCGCGCGGATTTCACGTTCGTGGACACGCCCCTCAGTTGCGCCGCGTCCTGGCTGATCCGCCCCCGGGATTTGGCGGAACGAAACTTCGAGAACGTGCGGCTCGATTTCCAGTCGTACATGTGA
- a CDS encoding aromatic-ring hydroxylase C-terminal domain-containing protein: MDTYETERQPVAHRTLQQAVANSKLMFEAQSLRHEQLQTGGAAPARVDLPWSDRYFAQLGLVLGVAYRSDTGTDYVPTAEPGHRMPHLWLTPDRSTLDTFGEWFTLLTPDPATWEQQATTPGVLRIECLPDEHADLCGLGPQGALLVRPDGHIGARWFDRPPSDTALHHALTAIGDSPRSSR; the protein is encoded by the coding sequence TTGGACACGTACGAGACGGAGCGGCAGCCCGTCGCCCACCGGACCCTCCAGCAAGCGGTGGCCAACAGCAAGCTCATGTTCGAAGCGCAGAGTCTGCGCCACGAGCAGTTGCAGACCGGTGGAGCGGCGCCGGCCCGGGTCGACCTTCCCTGGTCCGACCGTTACTTCGCCCAGCTCGGTCTCGTGCTCGGCGTCGCCTACCGCTCCGACACCGGCACGGACTACGTCCCCACCGCGGAGCCCGGCCATCGCATGCCGCACCTCTGGCTCACACCCGACCGCTCCACGCTCGACACCTTCGGTGAATGGTTCACCCTGCTCACCCCGGACCCCGCCACCTGGGAGCAACAAGCAACCACACCAGGGGTGTTGCGCATCGAGTGCCTTCCCGACGAGCACGCAGATCTCTGTGGCCTGGGCCCTCAGGGAGCACTGCTCGTCCGACCCGACGGACACATCGGTGCCCGCTGGTTCGACCGCCCACCGAGCGACACCGCTCTCCATCACGCCCTCACCGCGATCGGTGATTCTCCACGATCGAGTCGGTGA